Proteins from one Cryptomeria japonica chromosome 4, Sugi_1.0, whole genome shotgun sequence genomic window:
- the LOC131079289 gene encoding transcription factor MYB87, with the protein MKADQKGNGNIHNSRSGKDVLRKGPWMPEEDEILIEYVRQYGARDWNSIGAKGLLPRTGKSCRLRWVNKLKPDLKSGCKFSPEEEKLVMEMQAKLGNKWAKIASYLPGRTDNDVKNFWSTRQKRMMRALQSPKLYSTNAHTVQTHSTDMNKTHYFTDFPVYQQQEQQATAFGGTSFNPTFPDETEDPFQRDQSLEVRRVRQKSQSPFSNELDESLMVKLQDLVAVEPNNLFSDTNIINPGAIALVAEESSEGSAMSSTLNNNDISNNCRSSRLHSKQFRQVGLTCNKREIMSPNTSLVPFDQSENFEHMEDYDQLHELSLTQDSPYDLEAGLFIDVNDSNILDFLLRPEEDATSSVQNSSIVCFNDQQQQQINNKVQIENDFTPSNNNINVHWDKMPLLSPEDIIPISDCAIKQEVDSCTPDSILQVNFPADVFEALEPLSPNASIWWDSEWI; encoded by the exons ATGAAGGCCGATCAAAAGGGGAATGGCAATATTCATAATAGTCGCAGTGGAAAGGATGTTTTAAGGAAAGGGCCATGGATGCCTGAGGAAGATGAAATCTTGATAGAGTATGTAAGGCAGTATGGAGCAAGGGACTGGAACTCCATTGGTGCCAAAGGCTTGCTTCCTCGTACTGGAAAATCATGCCGCTTACGGTGGGTTAACAAGCTCAAACCAGACCTTAAAAG TGGCTGTAAATTTTCACCAGAAGAGGAGAAGCTAGTAAtggaaatgcaagcaaaactaGGGAATAAATGGGCCAAAATTGCTTCTTATTTACCTGGTCGAACAGACAACGACGTGAAGAACTTTTGGAGCACCAGGCAGAAAAGAATGATGCGCGCTCTGCAAAGTCCCAAGTTATATTCCACAAATGCACATACAGTACAGACTCATTCAACTGACATGAACAAAACACACTATTTCACAGACTTTCCAGTTTATCAGCAGCAGGAGCAACAG GCCACTGCATTTGGAGGAACCTCATTTAATCCCACATTTCCAGATGAAACAGAAGATCCATTCCAAAGGGACCAGTCACTAGAGGTCCGGAGAGTCAGACAGAAATCACAGTCACCATTCTCAAATGAATTGGATGAGTCTCTCATGGTGAAACTGCAAGATCTTGTTGCAGTAGAACCTAATAATTTATTTTCTGACACCAACATCATCAATCCTGGAGCAATAGCACTGGTAGCTGAGGAATCCAGTGAAGGTTCAGCTATGTCATCTACACTGAACAATAACGATATCAGTAACAACTGCAGAAGCTCCAGGCTTCATTCCAAGCAATTCAGACAAGTCGGGCTGACCTGTAATAAAAGAGAGATCATGTCACCCAATACTAGCCTTGTGCCATTTGATCAATCagaaaattttgagcatatggaggatTATGATCAGCTTCATGAACTTTCTTTAACACAAGACAGTCCATATGACTTAGAGGCTGGCTTATTCATTGATGTTAATGACAGCAACATTCTGGATTTTCTGTTACGGCCAGAAGAGGATGCAACTTCATCTGTCCAAAATAGCTCTATAGTTTGTTTCAATGACCAGCAGCAGCAGCAGATTAATAACAAAGTCCAGATTGAGAATGACTTTACTCCAAGTAATAACAACATCAATGTCCACTGGGATAAAATGCCCTTACTCTCTCCAGAAGATATTATTCCAATATCTGATTGTGCCATCAAACAAGAAGTGGATTCTTGCACTCCTGACAGCATTTTACAGGTGAATTTTCCTGCAGATGTCTTTGAGGCTCTGGAGCCCCTTTCTCCTAATGCCTCCATTTGGTGGGATTCAGAGTGGATTTGA